The genomic window ATATCTTTGTTCTTTAATAATTTGACTGCACTCAAATTTGCTAATATTGAAAGTGCAAATAAGATAAGATGAAGGTTAATGAGAAGTTTGAAATCACTAAATATTTCGCAAAATAAAACTATAAGTAGCCCAATTGCGACAAAATAATTCCGGAGCAAGAATAACAGTCTAAAATTTTCTTTATTTGTTAAGTTAATATTTTGCATCATTATTTATATTATTTATCTGCGACAATTTGCCACATTTACATGAATCTATTTAATCTATATTTTTATATTTGAACTAATTATAGATTAAATTATGTTTTTGCAAAGAATTAGAGTAATATTATTTCTTTTAACTTTAACCAGTGCTGTATTTGCTGATCGCCCTGATGCACATGCGCCAATTACAGTGATGGGAGATCATACTCATAAAAATAACGAGTGGATGATTTCATATCGTTTAATGGAAATGAATATGGCTGATTTATATGATGGAGATTCTAAAATTTCGCATAATGACATATCTGATTATATGATGGCGCCAATTGAGATGAAGATGAAAAAGCATATGTTTGGTGCGATGTATGGATTAAATGATAAGCATACTTTAATGTTTATGATGCCATATTTAGAGAATAATATGACGATGATAAACTTAATGAATAAGAGCAAAAGCAAAATGAAGATTGAAGGTTTTGCTGATTTAAAAGTAGCAGACCTTATAGATCTATCATATAAAAATTGGCAAAATAGCTTAGAACTTGGCTTCTCGCTAGCAACAGCAAGTGTTAAAGAGAGTTACAATGGCGTAAGACTGCCTTACAGAATGCAATTAGGTAGTGGTACTAATGATTTAGCCATAGGGTTTACAGGGACTAGATATTTTAGTAAAAATTCTATAGGTTATCAAATTAAATCACTGATCAGGTTAGGGCAAAATAACCAAGGATATTCTTTAGGTAATCAATTAACTTTAGGAAGTTGGCATGCATATAATTTTACTAATACATTAAGTTCATCTTTTAATGTTACATATCTTGATGAAGGAAATATAGATGGTAAAGATAATGCAATAGAATCCGCAATGATGAGCAGCCCAACTAGAGAGTCTGGCTTAGCTGGTCGCAAATTAATCTCTGCTGCAATAGGCTTAAATTATGTTTTTAAGCGCGAAAAACTTCATAATAGTAGATTAGCCTTAGAGTATAAATTTCCCTTATATCAAAAGTTAAATGGCCCTCAATTAGGAACTGAAAATATTATCACTATAGGTGTGCAGCAAAGTTTCTAGCTCTATTTATTGAGTTGTCTAAAAAGCAATTTTCTTAGCTAAAGAATCCATGCAGTTTAAATAATTTACTTGTGGTTAACACTTAGAGTAAGGTAAAAAAATGAAGAAAAGTAAAAAGCTATAGACACAGCTCCAATAAAAGAAATAGAGCGTATATTTTAGACATAAAGCTTTTTGAGATATAGTTAAAAAGCTAACCCCAAATATCAAGGCCAACAGATTAACTAATAAAGCAAGTAAAAGTGCTGAGTAACTTTTAGAAGGGTTCTGTATGGATATGGTAACTAAATAGATAAGATGAGTGGAAGTTAAGAAATGAATAGGAGTTAATCATGCATACAGCACTGCTAAGTGGATATTCCAACCATAAGTGCCAAACTATCGCATTCTTAAAATGAAGAGCTGTAAAAAGAATAAGAGAATTAAATCCATCATTAAGTAAGTGCAGAGCTAAAGTAGCATAAGAGGGTATAAAATAACTTAATATATTAGCTACGCATTAATTTGCCTTTAAAGACCTTATGTTTAATTAGAATTAAATTCTAGCCTAGAAAATGATATTGCAAAGTCAAGCTTACGGTTAAAACTTCCTAAAAGAGAGAGTTTGCTTACAAGCTATAAAGAAAAAGAGCTATTTTTGTGTTTGCAATATTTTTGGTTGAGATATTAATAATTAATAGAGGAGGCTGTTATTTATTTACTGTTTTCCTATTAAATATGTTTCATTAAGCTTCTGCATTTCTTCATCATTTAGTTGCTATTGCTAAGGATGCATGATCAAATTTAGTTTTTTCAGTGTAGTTTATGAGGCTTTAGAGCTAAGCCAGCCTAATCAGGTTTATTTTAGGTGCTGAAACTGGAATTTTAGATATTCTAATTTTCATGTTTACCACAGATATCTTACTATTTTGCCTGTGGCTTAAATATTGCTTAATTTATTCATACCAATCTAATTTAGCATAGCTACAAATATGATAGCAAATTTTTGGTTTAATTTGTTCAAATATATAAGCCAAAATGGCTTTGTTTATAACCAATAAAACTATAAATTATTAGCGCTTATTAATTTAGCAATAACTTCGCTGTAAAAAGAGAAAATATCCTGATTTTCAGCGGGTGAATAAGGTAAATTCACTATTTTGCTTTTGCTATTATCCTCTAACCATCTCACATATGAGCTATTATCAAATGGCGCAACAAGAGCTAAAACTCCGGCTTGCCCTTGTAGTTTTCTTTCAACTTCTTTTAAGTGTTTAATAGAAGGTGATATACCCGGTAACTTCTCTATTGTGGCTATTTGATTTAGGTTTAGCCACTTTATCAAATAAATATATCTCTTGTGAATAACTACGATCTTCTGTTCTGCTAATTGCTCTGCTTGTTTTTGCCACAATTTAAGTTTTTGCTTAAGTTTGGCTGAAAAAACTTTCAAATTTTCTTGATAAAAAGCTTCATTTTCTGGATCTGTTAATACTAAATTATTGGTTAATTTAGCTGCGATAATAAGTAAGTTAGCAGGGTCTAAATGTAAGTGTGGGTTTCCTGCTGCATGTACATCCCCATGTTTACGGTCTAATTCTGTTGGAACTTCTAGCAAATTAACATGGTCTGCGGCAAGGAAATGGCCAACATTGCCTTTTGTAAGCTTATTATTACGTGAGTTTTGGATAACTAGGTCAAGCCAGCCTATTTCTAGGTCAGCCCCATTACAAACTAGAAAATCAGCTTTTCTTACCCGATTGATCAAGCTTGGTCTTGCTTGTAAATGATGCGCATCTTGATTTGGCTTTACCGCAATATAAATATTAGCTTTATCCTTAGTTATTTCTTTGGTAAGAGCTGCCCATTCTGATTCACAAGCAAAAATATTTAGCTTTGCACTAGCGTTGCTACTAATGCAAAATAAGCTAAATATTATACAAAATGAACGAATCATTTTAGAAAAATGACTATTAGTAACTATGAGCTGCATGTGCACCTAAAGACATAGTATATTGGACTAATAATTGATTGTCGCTTTGAGTAGTAGTGTTATCTTCATTATATTGTAGTCTAATGCGGGAATATTCGCTATTTGTCCAATCAATCATAATAGAATTTACATATGGGTCGTGACCTTGATCATCTAATGCTGTATCAGCCAATGCAGCAGAAACTTCTGAAGCATTTAATTTAGAATAACGGTAACCAATACGGTAATTAGGTGTAAATTTATAAATTACTTCGCCATAATAACCATTATTTTTACTATCTACATCACCTGTAGTGCCGCTTACATCGTAATTTCCTTTTTCTTTTTGTTGAAAATATTCAGATTGAATAATTAATTCATTGTTTTTTCTGTTACCAGTGAAGCTATGTGAGATTTTTAGATCAGCAATTGCTATATCAGTACTTCCAACAAAAGTTGTAGAATCTTCATTAGCAGAGCGACCATCATTAGCAGTTTTAGTATTTAACACAGAACCACCTAACCTCCAAGAAGTGTTAGCGCCTAAATCTCCTCCAATTTTTAAGTAACCACTAGCGGAATTCGCTCCTTCTCCACTAGCATTTCCAGCTGGAAAATCATCTCCTCTAAATAAGCCATAACCAGCTTCCATATATATTGGAGTTGGTAATAAGTATGAAGCTTCTAAACCAGTATCGTTATATGCACTATTTAAAAATACTCTATATGGTAAAGGTCTGTCGGCGAAATTATCGGCATGTTTATGATGCTCATTTAAATAACCAATAGTTGCAAAAAACTTACCAGCTTTTAAAGATAAACCTTTATATGAATTTAAGGTTTGGATAAAAGCCTCTTCTAACTCTATGATATCTTCGCCATCCTCATTTACTAGGGCTGCAGTTACGCTACCATAAAATTTATCATCAATGTTACTGGATATATTCAGCTCTGTTTCGCCAAGGGACATTCCTTCGCTTCCTCTTTCACCTTCTTCTTCAAGAGCAAAGCCCAATATTTCAT from Alphaproteobacteria bacterium includes these protein-coding regions:
- a CDS encoding zinc ABC transporter solute-binding protein codes for the protein MQLIVTNSHFSKMIRSFCIIFSLFCISSNASAKLNIFACESEWAALTKEITKDKANIYIAVKPNQDAHHLQARPSLINRVRKADFLVCNGADLEIGWLDLVIQNSRNNKLTKGNVGHFLAADHVNLLEVPTELDRKHGDVHAAGNPHLHLDPANLLIIAAKLTNNLVLTDPENEAFYQENLKVFSAKLKQKLKLWQKQAEQLAEQKIVVIHKRYIYLIKWLNLNQIATIEKLPGISPSIKHLKEVERKLQGQAGVLALVAPFDNSSYVRWLEDNSKSKIVNLPYSPAENQDIFSFYSEVIAKLISANNL